The following are encoded in a window of Haliaeetus albicilla chromosome 1, bHalAlb1.1, whole genome shotgun sequence genomic DNA:
- the AASDH gene encoding beta-alanine-activating enzyme isoform X1 — translation MTLQELVNCAASLYSDRQAVWFDECNGKPPTFYTYATVVKLAMELTAFLQKHCDPQGKCEIGLYCYPGINLPSWILGILQVPAAYSPIDPDAPPVLSSYFMKKSNLQYILVENDKINKFRTSHVGYFYHNSSTIEHTGLTLFQMCSSNADLNSQVDNVKSKYEPFKAMGNLQPGSTVCPDQTKVKTSEGGYMDIGQKYSLAYALHTSGTTGIPKIVRVPHKCIVPNIQHLKSIFEITQDDVLFLASPLTFDPSVVELFVALTSGASILVVPNTIKMMPVELSAALFHHHHVTVLQATPTLLRRFGAHIIKSTVLSANTSLRVLALGGEAFPVLNLLKSWKHKENKTSIFNLYGITEVSSWATCYKIPEEVFSSDFRTDFPIPLGSPLLGTKVEVRDTNGSAVLEGEGQIFIGGEERICFLDDEITVPLGTMRETGDFVRVQNAKLFFLGRKDNQIKRHGKRFNIECLQQAAEDLCQVEACAVTWYQQEKLILFVVPKDDLEKRETLKELQKRLPAHAVPDELVLIKALPLTSHGKVDISELNKIYQNHLNSRRRDSKLSGAEELWERLQYLWKSVLGLLGDSTGISKDAVFLYSGGDSLKALRFYDEIEMLVGKAVPGLLEVILSRSIEEVYGHILKILFSDEDQLMNYDNVVKRKLSGNSGEELHGKYIKLKSERGLEVASGLTSFIALSRGNKFFSMNFTKSFMQPTNTVQVGVELLQQPSFQHLVTPSIMKSHAQGYEMENRILTVTNKANKTDCCSVQQIPAECSHVTTAELALCIRWKSNTRKCVDASPLVVIPSKEVSASVYVGSHSHAMQAIDLDLGEIKWEKNLGDRIESSACVSKCGNFIVVGCYDGLVYVLQSSDGEIHWTFVTEDTVKSSAVVDPSSGLVYIGSHDQHVYTLDIYKKACIWKLHCEGGAVFSSPCLSSSPHHLYVATLGGLLLAVNPVTGNKIWKSFLGKPLFSSPHCNEKYVCVGCVDGNLHCYTHSGEKVWQFSTNGPVFSSPCISSLTKQEIFFGSHDCFIYCCNMEGNLLWKFEATSSVYGTPFVFQSGDLKNKILLAAVSTDGKVWILNAKSGTAEGVDKLPGEVFSSPVVWGTKLVVGCRNDYIYCLDLYVTRKKDS, via the exons ATGACTCTTCAGGAACTGGTGAATTGTGCAGCTAGCCTGTACTCTGATAGACAAGCGGTTTGGTTTGATGAATGCAATGGCAAACCTCCAACATTCTACACGTATGCGACAGTGGTTAAGCTTGCCATGGAATTAACAGCGTTCCTTCAAAAGCACTGTGATCCGcaaggaaaatgtgaaatagGCCTTTATTGCTATCCAGGAATAAACTTACCGTCTTGGATCTTAGG AATCCTTCAAGTTCCAGCTGCCTATTCTCCTATTGATCCAGATGCACCACCAGTGTTATCCTCTTacttcatgaagaaaagcaatCTTCAGTATATTCTCGTTGAGaatgacaaaataaat AAATTCCGGACGTCCCATGTTGGTTATTTTTACCACAATTCTTCCACAATAGAACATACTGGTTTAACTCTCTTCCAAATGTGCTCGAGCAACGCTGATTTAAATTCACAAGTAGACAATGTGAAAAGTAAATATGAACCTTTCAAAGCTATGGGTAACTTGCAGCCAGGATCTACTGTTTGCCCAGATCAAACCAAAGTAAAAACATCAGAAGGAGGGTACATGGACATTGGACAGAAATACTCTTTAGCGTATGCCTTGCATACATCAGGAACTACAGGGATCCCGAAAATAGTCAGAGTGCCTCATAAATGTATAGTGCCAAATATTCAGCATCTTAA ATCAATATTTGAGATCACACAGGATGATGTGCTGTTCCTGGCTTCTCCTCTAACATTTGACCCATCTGTGGTTGAATTGTTTGTTGCTCTGACAAGCGGAGCCTCTATTCTTGTAGTACCAAACACTATTAAAATGATGCCTGTGGAGCTGTCTGCTGCCCTATTTCACCATCACCATGTGACAGTGTTGCAG GCAACACCAACACTTCTCAGAAGGTTTGGAGCTCACATTATTAAATCAACAGTGTTGTCTGCAAACACTTCACTCCGTGTGTTAGCCCTTGGTGGTGAAGCATTTCCTGTACTGAATCTCTTGAAAAGTTGGAAGCACAAGGAGaacaaaacaagtatttttaatctgtatGGTATTACTGAAGTGTCAAGCTGGGCCACTTGCTACAAGATTCCTGAAGAGGTTTTTAGTTCTGATTTTAG AACTGATTTCCCTATACCCTTGGGATCACCGCTCCTTGGAACAAAAGTTGAGGTCAGAGATACCAACGGTTCTGCTGTTCTAGAAGGCGAGGGACAAATATTTATAg GTGGTGAAGAACGAATCTGCTTCCTTGATGATGAAATAACTGTACCCCTGGGCACAATGAGAGAAACAGGGGATTTTGTAAGAGTGCAGAACGCAAAGTTGTTCTTCTTGGGTCGGAAGGACAATCAGATTAAACGTCACGGCAAACGTTTTAATATTGAATGTTTGCAGCAG GCTGCTGAAGATCTTTGTCAGGTAGAAGCTTGTGCAGTGACCTGGTATCAGCAGGAAAAACTTATCCTGTTTGTTGTACCCAAAGATGATttagaaaagagagaaacactTAAAGAACTCCAGAAACGTCTACCAGCTCATGCAGTCCCTGATGAGCTTGTACTGATTAAAGCTTTGCCTTTAACATCACATG GCAAAGTTGATATATCTGAACTGAACAAGATTTACCAGAACCATCTAAACTCCAGAAGGCGTGACAGTAAGCTGAGTGGCGCAGAGGAATTGTGGGAAAGATTGCAGTATTTATGGAAG TCTGTTCTGGGTCTCCTAGGTGATTCCACTGGAATTTCTAAAGATGCGGTATTTCTGTACAGTGGTGGAGACTCCTTAAAGGCTCTACGATTTTACGATGAAATTGAGATGCTAGTAGGCAAAGCTGTACCTGGACTCCTTGAAGTTATTCTCAGCCGCTCGATTGAAGAAGTTTATGGACATAttcttaaaattctgttttcagatgaAGACCAATTAATGAATTATGACAAtgttgtgaaaagaaaattaagtggGAACAGTGGAGAGGAACTCCATGGAAAATACATTAAACTGAAATCTGAAAGAGGTCTTGAGGTTGCTTCAGGGTTAACTTCATTTATTGCACTaagcagaggaaataaatttttttctatgaatTTCACCAAGTCTTTTATGCAGCCCACTAATACAGTACAGGTAGGAGTGGAACTGCTACAGCAGCCATCTTTTCAGCATTTAGTCACTCCAAGTATAATGAAAAGCCATGCACAAGGGTATGAAATGGAGAACAGAATTTTAACAGTTACGAACAAGGCAAATAAAACCGACTGTTGCTCTGTACAGCAAATCCCTGCAGAATGTAGTCATGTAACAACAGCAGAGTTGGCATTATGCATAAGATGGAAGtcaaatacaagaaaatgtGTTGATGCATCACCACTGGTTGTAATACCATCTAAAGAAGTATCTGCATCTGTATATGTTGGCTCTCACTCTCATGCAATGCAGGCGATTGATCTAGATTTGGGAGAAATCAAatgggagaagaaccttggaGATCGTATTGAATCTTCTGCCTGCGTATCCAAATGTGGAAATTTCATTGTTGTTG GTTGTTATGATGGCTTGGTGTATGTGCTTCAAAGCAGTGATGGAGAAATACACTGGACTTTTGTCACAGAAGATACTGTGAAAAGCTCTGCAGTTGTAGACCCTTCCAGTGGACTAGTCTACATAGGATCGCATGACCAACATGTGTATACTTTGGATATTTAC AAAAAGGCATGTATATGGAAGTTACATTGTGAAGGTGGAGCTGTGTTTTCATCTCCTTGTCTAAGTTCTTCTCCACATCATCTTTATGTTGCTACACTAGGAGGACTGTTGTTGGCTGTAAACCCA GTGACGGGGAATAAGATTTGGAAAAGTTTCCTGGGAAAACcactcttctcctctccccactgcAATGAGAAGTACGTTTGTGTTGGGTGTGTGGATGGAAACTTACATTGTTACACTCATTCTGGAGAAAAG GTTTGGCAGTTTTCCACTAACGGACCAGTGTTTTCATCTCCATGCATCTCAAGTTTAACTaagcaagaaatattttttggcTCCCATGATTGTTTTATCTACTGTTGTAACATGGAGGGTAATTTACTGTGGAAATTTGAAGCCACTTCAAGTGTATATGGAACAccatttgttttccaaagtgGTGACTTAAAGAACAAAATTCTTTTGGCAGCAGTATCTACAGATGGCAAAGTGTGGATCCTGAATGCCAAGAGTGGAACAGCAGAAGGAGTAGATAAGCTTCCAGGAGAGGTTTTCTCTTCCCCTGTAGTATGGGGAACAAAGCTTGTTGTTGGCTGTAGAAATGATTACATTTATTGCCTAGATTTGTAtgtaacaaggaaaaaagacagcTAA
- the AASDH gene encoding beta-alanine-activating enzyme isoform X2, translating into MTLQELVNCAASLYSDRQAVWFDECNGKPPTFYTYATVVKLAMELTAFLQKHCDPQGKCEIGLYCYPGINLPSWILGILQVPAAYSPIDPDAPPVLSSYFMKKSNLQYILVENDKINKFRTSHVGYFYHNSSTIEHTGLTLFQMCSSNADLNSQVDNVKSKYEPFKAMGNLQPGSTVCPDQTKVKTSEGGYMDIGQKYSLAYALHTSGTTGIPKIVRVPHKCIVPNIQHLKSIFEITQDDVLFLASPLTFDPSVVELFVALTSGASILVVPNTIKMMPVELSAALFHHHHVTVLQATPTLLRRFGAHIIKSTVLSANTSLRVLALGGEAFPVLNLLKSWKHKENKTSIFNLYGITEVSSWATCYKIPEEVFSSDFRTDFPIPLGSPLLGTKVEVRDTNGSAVLEGEGQIFIGGEERICFLDDEITVPLGTMRETGDFVRVQNAKLFFLGRKDNQIKRHGKRFNIECLQQSVLGLLGDSTGISKDAVFLYSGGDSLKALRFYDEIEMLVGKAVPGLLEVILSRSIEEVYGHILKILFSDEDQLMNYDNVVKRKLSGNSGEELHGKYIKLKSERGLEVASGLTSFIALSRGNKFFSMNFTKSFMQPTNTVQVGVELLQQPSFQHLVTPSIMKSHAQGYEMENRILTVTNKANKTDCCSVQQIPAECSHVTTAELALCIRWKSNTRKCVDASPLVVIPSKEVSASVYVGSHSHAMQAIDLDLGEIKWEKNLGDRIESSACVSKCGNFIVVGCYDGLVYVLQSSDGEIHWTFVTEDTVKSSAVVDPSSGLVYIGSHDQHVYTLDIYKKACIWKLHCEGGAVFSSPCLSSSPHHLYVATLGGLLLAVNPVTGNKIWKSFLGKPLFSSPHCNEKYVCVGCVDGNLHCYTHSGEKVWQFSTNGPVFSSPCISSLTKQEIFFGSHDCFIYCCNMEGNLLWKFEATSSVYGTPFVFQSGDLKNKILLAAVSTDGKVWILNAKSGTAEGVDKLPGEVFSSPVVWGTKLVVGCRNDYIYCLDLYVTRKKDS; encoded by the exons ATGACTCTTCAGGAACTGGTGAATTGTGCAGCTAGCCTGTACTCTGATAGACAAGCGGTTTGGTTTGATGAATGCAATGGCAAACCTCCAACATTCTACACGTATGCGACAGTGGTTAAGCTTGCCATGGAATTAACAGCGTTCCTTCAAAAGCACTGTGATCCGcaaggaaaatgtgaaatagGCCTTTATTGCTATCCAGGAATAAACTTACCGTCTTGGATCTTAGG AATCCTTCAAGTTCCAGCTGCCTATTCTCCTATTGATCCAGATGCACCACCAGTGTTATCCTCTTacttcatgaagaaaagcaatCTTCAGTATATTCTCGTTGAGaatgacaaaataaat AAATTCCGGACGTCCCATGTTGGTTATTTTTACCACAATTCTTCCACAATAGAACATACTGGTTTAACTCTCTTCCAAATGTGCTCGAGCAACGCTGATTTAAATTCACAAGTAGACAATGTGAAAAGTAAATATGAACCTTTCAAAGCTATGGGTAACTTGCAGCCAGGATCTACTGTTTGCCCAGATCAAACCAAAGTAAAAACATCAGAAGGAGGGTACATGGACATTGGACAGAAATACTCTTTAGCGTATGCCTTGCATACATCAGGAACTACAGGGATCCCGAAAATAGTCAGAGTGCCTCATAAATGTATAGTGCCAAATATTCAGCATCTTAA ATCAATATTTGAGATCACACAGGATGATGTGCTGTTCCTGGCTTCTCCTCTAACATTTGACCCATCTGTGGTTGAATTGTTTGTTGCTCTGACAAGCGGAGCCTCTATTCTTGTAGTACCAAACACTATTAAAATGATGCCTGTGGAGCTGTCTGCTGCCCTATTTCACCATCACCATGTGACAGTGTTGCAG GCAACACCAACACTTCTCAGAAGGTTTGGAGCTCACATTATTAAATCAACAGTGTTGTCTGCAAACACTTCACTCCGTGTGTTAGCCCTTGGTGGTGAAGCATTTCCTGTACTGAATCTCTTGAAAAGTTGGAAGCACAAGGAGaacaaaacaagtatttttaatctgtatGGTATTACTGAAGTGTCAAGCTGGGCCACTTGCTACAAGATTCCTGAAGAGGTTTTTAGTTCTGATTTTAG AACTGATTTCCCTATACCCTTGGGATCACCGCTCCTTGGAACAAAAGTTGAGGTCAGAGATACCAACGGTTCTGCTGTTCTAGAAGGCGAGGGACAAATATTTATAg GTGGTGAAGAACGAATCTGCTTCCTTGATGATGAAATAACTGTACCCCTGGGCACAATGAGAGAAACAGGGGATTTTGTAAGAGTGCAGAACGCAAAGTTGTTCTTCTTGGGTCGGAAGGACAATCAGATTAAACGTCACGGCAAACGTTTTAATATTGAATGTTTGCAGCAG TCTGTTCTGGGTCTCCTAGGTGATTCCACTGGAATTTCTAAAGATGCGGTATTTCTGTACAGTGGTGGAGACTCCTTAAAGGCTCTACGATTTTACGATGAAATTGAGATGCTAGTAGGCAAAGCTGTACCTGGACTCCTTGAAGTTATTCTCAGCCGCTCGATTGAAGAAGTTTATGGACATAttcttaaaattctgttttcagatgaAGACCAATTAATGAATTATGACAAtgttgtgaaaagaaaattaagtggGAACAGTGGAGAGGAACTCCATGGAAAATACATTAAACTGAAATCTGAAAGAGGTCTTGAGGTTGCTTCAGGGTTAACTTCATTTATTGCACTaagcagaggaaataaatttttttctatgaatTTCACCAAGTCTTTTATGCAGCCCACTAATACAGTACAGGTAGGAGTGGAACTGCTACAGCAGCCATCTTTTCAGCATTTAGTCACTCCAAGTATAATGAAAAGCCATGCACAAGGGTATGAAATGGAGAACAGAATTTTAACAGTTACGAACAAGGCAAATAAAACCGACTGTTGCTCTGTACAGCAAATCCCTGCAGAATGTAGTCATGTAACAACAGCAGAGTTGGCATTATGCATAAGATGGAAGtcaaatacaagaaaatgtGTTGATGCATCACCACTGGTTGTAATACCATCTAAAGAAGTATCTGCATCTGTATATGTTGGCTCTCACTCTCATGCAATGCAGGCGATTGATCTAGATTTGGGAGAAATCAAatgggagaagaaccttggaGATCGTATTGAATCTTCTGCCTGCGTATCCAAATGTGGAAATTTCATTGTTGTTG GTTGTTATGATGGCTTGGTGTATGTGCTTCAAAGCAGTGATGGAGAAATACACTGGACTTTTGTCACAGAAGATACTGTGAAAAGCTCTGCAGTTGTAGACCCTTCCAGTGGACTAGTCTACATAGGATCGCATGACCAACATGTGTATACTTTGGATATTTAC AAAAAGGCATGTATATGGAAGTTACATTGTGAAGGTGGAGCTGTGTTTTCATCTCCTTGTCTAAGTTCTTCTCCACATCATCTTTATGTTGCTACACTAGGAGGACTGTTGTTGGCTGTAAACCCA GTGACGGGGAATAAGATTTGGAAAAGTTTCCTGGGAAAACcactcttctcctctccccactgcAATGAGAAGTACGTTTGTGTTGGGTGTGTGGATGGAAACTTACATTGTTACACTCATTCTGGAGAAAAG GTTTGGCAGTTTTCCACTAACGGACCAGTGTTTTCATCTCCATGCATCTCAAGTTTAACTaagcaagaaatattttttggcTCCCATGATTGTTTTATCTACTGTTGTAACATGGAGGGTAATTTACTGTGGAAATTTGAAGCCACTTCAAGTGTATATGGAACAccatttgttttccaaagtgGTGACTTAAAGAACAAAATTCTTTTGGCAGCAGTATCTACAGATGGCAAAGTGTGGATCCTGAATGCCAAGAGTGGAACAGCAGAAGGAGTAGATAAGCTTCCAGGAGAGGTTTTCTCTTCCCCTGTAGTATGGGGAACAAAGCTTGTTGTTGGCTGTAGAAATGATTACATTTATTGCCTAGATTTGTAtgtaacaaggaaaaaagacagcTAA
- the AASDH gene encoding beta-alanine-activating enzyme isoform X3 — MVLLKCQAGPLATRFLKRFLVLILGGEERICFLDDEITVPLGTMRETGDFVRVQNAKLFFLGRKDNQIKRHGKRFNIECLQQAAEDLCQVEACAVTWYQQEKLILFVVPKDDLEKRETLKELQKRLPAHAVPDELVLIKALPLTSHGKVDISELNKIYQNHLNSRRRDSKLSGAEELWERLQYLWKSVLGLLGDSTGISKDAVFLYSGGDSLKALRFYDEIEMLVGKAVPGLLEVILSRSIEEVYGHILKILFSDEDQLMNYDNVVKRKLSGNSGEELHGKYIKLKSERGLEVASGLTSFIALSRGNKFFSMNFTKSFMQPTNTVQVGVELLQQPSFQHLVTPSIMKSHAQGYEMENRILTVTNKANKTDCCSVQQIPAECSHVTTAELALCIRWKSNTRKCVDASPLVVIPSKEVSASVYVGSHSHAMQAIDLDLGEIKWEKNLGDRIESSACVSKCGNFIVVGCYDGLVYVLQSSDGEIHWTFVTEDTVKSSAVVDPSSGLVYIGSHDQHVYTLDIYKKACIWKLHCEGGAVFSSPCLSSSPHHLYVATLGGLLLAVNPVTGNKIWKSFLGKPLFSSPHCNEKYVCVGCVDGNLHCYTHSGEKVWQFSTNGPVFSSPCISSLTKQEIFFGSHDCFIYCCNMEGNLLWKFEATSSVYGTPFVFQSGDLKNKILLAAVSTDGKVWILNAKSGTAEGVDKLPGEVFSSPVVWGTKLVVGCRNDYIYCLDLYVTRKKDS, encoded by the exons atGGTATTACTGAAGTGTCAAGCTGGGCCACTTGCTACAAGATTCCTGAAGAGGTTTTTAGTTCTGATTTTAG GTGGTGAAGAACGAATCTGCTTCCTTGATGATGAAATAACTGTACCCCTGGGCACAATGAGAGAAACAGGGGATTTTGTAAGAGTGCAGAACGCAAAGTTGTTCTTCTTGGGTCGGAAGGACAATCAGATTAAACGTCACGGCAAACGTTTTAATATTGAATGTTTGCAGCAG GCTGCTGAAGATCTTTGTCAGGTAGAAGCTTGTGCAGTGACCTGGTATCAGCAGGAAAAACTTATCCTGTTTGTTGTACCCAAAGATGATttagaaaagagagaaacactTAAAGAACTCCAGAAACGTCTACCAGCTCATGCAGTCCCTGATGAGCTTGTACTGATTAAAGCTTTGCCTTTAACATCACATG GCAAAGTTGATATATCTGAACTGAACAAGATTTACCAGAACCATCTAAACTCCAGAAGGCGTGACAGTAAGCTGAGTGGCGCAGAGGAATTGTGGGAAAGATTGCAGTATTTATGGAAG TCTGTTCTGGGTCTCCTAGGTGATTCCACTGGAATTTCTAAAGATGCGGTATTTCTGTACAGTGGTGGAGACTCCTTAAAGGCTCTACGATTTTACGATGAAATTGAGATGCTAGTAGGCAAAGCTGTACCTGGACTCCTTGAAGTTATTCTCAGCCGCTCGATTGAAGAAGTTTATGGACATAttcttaaaattctgttttcagatgaAGACCAATTAATGAATTATGACAAtgttgtgaaaagaaaattaagtggGAACAGTGGAGAGGAACTCCATGGAAAATACATTAAACTGAAATCTGAAAGAGGTCTTGAGGTTGCTTCAGGGTTAACTTCATTTATTGCACTaagcagaggaaataaatttttttctatgaatTTCACCAAGTCTTTTATGCAGCCCACTAATACAGTACAGGTAGGAGTGGAACTGCTACAGCAGCCATCTTTTCAGCATTTAGTCACTCCAAGTATAATGAAAAGCCATGCACAAGGGTATGAAATGGAGAACAGAATTTTAACAGTTACGAACAAGGCAAATAAAACCGACTGTTGCTCTGTACAGCAAATCCCTGCAGAATGTAGTCATGTAACAACAGCAGAGTTGGCATTATGCATAAGATGGAAGtcaaatacaagaaaatgtGTTGATGCATCACCACTGGTTGTAATACCATCTAAAGAAGTATCTGCATCTGTATATGTTGGCTCTCACTCTCATGCAATGCAGGCGATTGATCTAGATTTGGGAGAAATCAAatgggagaagaaccttggaGATCGTATTGAATCTTCTGCCTGCGTATCCAAATGTGGAAATTTCATTGTTGTTG GTTGTTATGATGGCTTGGTGTATGTGCTTCAAAGCAGTGATGGAGAAATACACTGGACTTTTGTCACAGAAGATACTGTGAAAAGCTCTGCAGTTGTAGACCCTTCCAGTGGACTAGTCTACATAGGATCGCATGACCAACATGTGTATACTTTGGATATTTAC AAAAAGGCATGTATATGGAAGTTACATTGTGAAGGTGGAGCTGTGTTTTCATCTCCTTGTCTAAGTTCTTCTCCACATCATCTTTATGTTGCTACACTAGGAGGACTGTTGTTGGCTGTAAACCCA GTGACGGGGAATAAGATTTGGAAAAGTTTCCTGGGAAAACcactcttctcctctccccactgcAATGAGAAGTACGTTTGTGTTGGGTGTGTGGATGGAAACTTACATTGTTACACTCATTCTGGAGAAAAG GTTTGGCAGTTTTCCACTAACGGACCAGTGTTTTCATCTCCATGCATCTCAAGTTTAACTaagcaagaaatattttttggcTCCCATGATTGTTTTATCTACTGTTGTAACATGGAGGGTAATTTACTGTGGAAATTTGAAGCCACTTCAAGTGTATATGGAACAccatttgttttccaaagtgGTGACTTAAAGAACAAAATTCTTTTGGCAGCAGTATCTACAGATGGCAAAGTGTGGATCCTGAATGCCAAGAGTGGAACAGCAGAAGGAGTAGATAAGCTTCCAGGAGAGGTTTTCTCTTCCCCTGTAGTATGGGGAACAAAGCTTGTTGTTGGCTGTAGAAATGATTACATTTATTGCCTAGATTTGTAtgtaacaaggaaaaaagacagcTAA